One part of the Helicobacter cetorum MIT 99-5656 genome encodes these proteins:
- a CDS encoding DUF4043 family protein codes for MLNLNQVDFNNISSNPQIGREVALQIENASWKKSLFESITGKGEDRAIRTYTTKTQNPFVPRLKTPLMGRGVVGNTDFIANLDNLEILSQTIYPEAFGNSAKSKIKAYEDLENTDFIKETCDSLSNWMGLERDKRIIAAMTNDFSNVLYTPQMNVATIRKAIFNARNGLKADGTKTFPIKPIMASMEDAGKGVIAQNSSYIVLLDSYQASQLKADPEFKDIQKIYAYAGLDRGLLYKGFCGVIDNCVIIDAGIWTSLNSGMPNSTIDAKEFSSYINKANVESIVTPSDLKATLKTKNATEMGESEISIGCLIGASSVLMAHSPEITFYIDENQDAGRKSLVGIDCIMGVSKARFVGNGNAANNLYNNQDFSVIGLVTNMQEPSKAAAKK; via the coding sequence ATGTTAAATTTAAATCAAGTAGATTTTAATAACATTTCAAGTAACCCACAAATCGGTAGAGAAGTTGCATTACAAATTGAAAATGCGAGTTGGAAAAAATCATTATTTGAAAGCATTACAGGAAAGGGCGAAGACAGAGCGATTCGAACCTATACCACAAAAACGCAGAACCCCTTTGTGCCTAGATTAAAAACACCGCTAATGGGTAGGGGCGTGGTAGGTAATACTGATTTTATAGCTAATTTAGATAATTTAGAGATACTAAGTCAAACCATTTACCCCGAAGCGTTTGGAAATAGTGCGAAGTCAAAAATTAAGGCTTATGAAGATTTAGAGAATACTGACTTTATCAAAGAAACATGCGACAGCTTGTCAAACTGGATGGGGCTTGAAAGAGATAAACGAATCATCGCAGCCATGACTAATGATTTCTCAAATGTGCTTTACACGCCTCAAATGAATGTGGCAACGATTAGAAAGGCGATTTTTAACGCAAGGAACGGACTAAAAGCAGACGGCACAAAGACCTTCCCTATTAAGCCGATTATGGCAAGCATGGAAGATGCAGGTAAGGGGGTTATAGCACAAAATAGCTCCTATATCGTGCTACTAGATAGCTATCAAGCCTCACAGCTAAAAGCCGACCCAGAGTTTAAAGACATTCAAAAGATTTACGCCTATGCAGGGCTAGACAGAGGGCTATTATATAAGGGCTTTTGTGGCGTGATAGATAATTGCGTGATAATTGATGCAGGCATTTGGACCTCTTTAAATAGTGGCATGCCCAATTCTACTATTGATGCGAAAGAGTTTAGCTCTTATATCAATAAGGCTAATGTAGAAAGCATTGTAACGCCATCTGATTTGAAAGCGACATTAAAAACAAAGAATGCAACAGAGATGGGCGAGAGTGAAATATCTATCGGTTGCTTAATCGGAGCTAGTAGTGTGCTAATGGCACACAGCCCAGAGATTACTTTTTACATAGATGAAAATCAAGATGCAGGGCGTAAGTCATTAGTTGGAATTGATTGTATTATGGGCGTTAGTAAGGCAAGGTTTGTAGGAAATGGCAATGCGGCTAATAACCTTTACAATAACCAAGACTTCAGCGTTATCGGTTTAGTAACTAATATGCAAGAGCCAAGCAAAGCAGCGGCTAAAAAATAA
- a CDS encoding type II toxin-antitoxin system RelE/ParE family toxin, whose protein sequence is MIIKQTKIFNEWLENLKDKKGAVIIKRRLIKIETSNALGDFKALGSNLFELRFFIGAGYRVYFTFRGSEIILLLAGGDKSTQQRDIQKAREILKGFLNG, encoded by the coding sequence ATGATAATCAAGCAAACTAAAATTTTTAATGAATGGTTAGAGAATTTAAAGGATAAGAAGGGTGCTGTTATCATAAAACGGCGTTTGATTAAAATTGAAACATCAAATGCGTTAGGCGATTTTAAAGCTTTAGGTTCTAATCTTTTTGAGTTAAGATTTTTTATAGGAGCTGGTTATAGAGTGTATTTCACTTTTAGGGGGAGTGAGATTATCTTACTTTTAGCAGGTGGGGATAAAAGCACGCAGCAAAGAGATATACAAAAAGCAAGAGAAATTTTAAAGGGGTTTCTTAATGGATAA
- a CDS encoding addiction module antidote protein codes for MDNLELCDFDSAELFKNREDIVEFLGEITNDFNTHEFLNALESIVRSVGFAKVSQLSGLNRESLYKSLKKHKKPRFETIIAILDALNLGISIVQKNSKVLKPLDRS; via the coding sequence ATGGATAACTTAGAATTATGCGATTTTGATAGCGCTGAACTCTTTAAAAATAGAGAGGATATAGTAGAATTTTTAGGAGAGATTACGAACGATTTTAACACGCATGAGTTTTTAAACGCTTTAGAGAGTATCGTGCGTTCTGTGGGCTTTGCTAAAGTTTCGCAATTAAGCGGATTAAATAGAGAGAGTTTGTATAAGTCTCTCAAAAAACACAAAAAACCTAGATTTGAAACCATTATCGCCATTTTAGATGCTTTAAATCTTGGCATTTCTATTGTGCAAAAAAATTCTAAAGTTTTAAAGCCGTTAGATAGGTCTTAA
- the flhA gene encoding flagellar biosynthesis protein FlhA: MANERSKLAFKKTFPILKRFMQSKDLALVVFVIAILAIIIVPLPPFLLDFLLTISIALSVLIILIGLYIDKPTDFSAFPTLLLIVTLYRLALNVATTRMILTQGYKGPSAVSDIITAFGEFTVSGNYVIGAIIFSILVLVNLLVVTNGSTRVTEVRARFALDAMPGKQMAIDADLNSGLIDDKEAKKRRSALSQEADFYGAMDGASKFVKGDAIASIVITLINIIGGFLVGVFQRDMSMSFSASTFTILTIGDGLVGQIPALIIATATGIVATRTTQNEEEDFASKLITQLTNKSKTLVIVGAILLLFATIPGLPSFSLAFVGALFLFVAWLISREGKDGLLTKFENYLSKKLGVDFNPKSPSTKTQAHTPTTSKTKSQEEIKREEEQAIDEVLKIEFLELALGYQLISLADMKQGGDLLERIRGIRKKIASDYGFLMPQIRIRDNLQLPPTHYEIKLKGIVIGDGMVMPDKFLAMNTGFVSKEVEGIPTKEPAFGMDALWIDAKDKEEAIIQGYTIIDPSTVIATHTSELVKKYAEDFITKDEVKSLLERLAKDYPTIVEESKKIPTGAIRSVLQALLHEKIPIKDMLTILETITDIAPLVQNDVNILTEQVRARLSRVVTNAFKSEDGCLKFLTFSTETEQFLLNKLREQGSSKSLLLNVSELQKLIEIVSEESMKVLQKGIAPVILIVEPNLRKALSSQMEQARIDVIILSHAELDPNSNFEALGTIHINF, encoded by the coding sequence ATGGCAAATGAACGCTCAAAATTAGCTTTTAAAAAAACTTTTCCTATCCTAAAACGCTTCATGCAGTCCAAAGACTTAGCCCTTGTCGTTTTTGTGATTGCGATTTTAGCGATTATTATCGTGCCACTACCGCCTTTTTTACTGGACTTTTTGCTCACCATTTCCATCGCTCTATCAGTATTAATCATTTTAATTGGACTTTATATTGATAAGCCTACGGATTTTAGTGCCTTTCCTACTTTGCTACTCATTGTAACCTTGTATCGCCTAGCTTTAAATGTCGCAACCACTAGAATGATTTTAACACAAGGCTATAAGGGGCCTAGTGCAGTAAGTGATATTATCACGGCATTTGGGGAATTTACCGTTAGCGGAAATTATGTTATTGGAGCCATTATTTTTAGTATTTTGGTGCTAGTGAATTTATTAGTCGTTACTAATGGTTCTACTAGGGTTACTGAAGTAAGAGCTAGATTTGCCCTAGATGCTATGCCAGGAAAGCAAATGGCCATTGATGCGGATTTAAACTCAGGGCTTATTGATGATAAGGAAGCTAAAAAGCGACGCTCTGCTCTAAGTCAAGAAGCGGATTTTTATGGTGCGATGGATGGTGCTTCCAAATTTGTTAAAGGTGATGCGATTGCTTCTATTGTCATTACACTCATTAATATCATTGGGGGCTTTTTAGTGGGCGTGTTTCAAAGAGATATGAGCATGAGTTTTAGTGCCAGCACCTTTACCATTCTAACCATTGGTGATGGGCTAGTAGGACAAATTCCTGCACTCATTATTGCTACAGCTACCGGTATTGTCGCCACTCGCACCACACAAAACGAAGAAGAAGATTTTGCATCCAAACTTATCACCCAGCTCACTAACAAAAGCAAAACTTTAGTGATTGTTGGAGCGATACTCTTACTTTTTGCGACCATTCCTGGACTTCCTAGCTTTTCTTTAGCATTTGTAGGAGCGTTATTTTTATTTGTTGCATGGCTTATTAGTAGAGAGGGAAAAGATGGCTTACTTACTAAATTTGAAAACTATTTAAGCAAAAAACTAGGCGTTGATTTTAATCCAAAATCTCCTAGCACTAAAACACAAGCCCACACCCCTACAACTAGCAAAACTAAAAGTCAAGAAGAGATTAAAAGAGAAGAAGAACAAGCCATTGATGAAGTGTTAAAAATTGAATTTTTAGAACTCGCCTTAGGCTATCAGCTCATCAGCCTAGCTGATATGAAACAAGGTGGGGATTTGCTAGAAAGAATTAGGGGTATTAGAAAAAAGATTGCAAGCGATTATGGTTTCTTAATGCCCCAAATTAGAATTAGAGACAATTTACAACTTCCCCCAACGCATTATGAAATCAAGCTTAAAGGCATAGTGATTGGCGATGGAATGGTTATGCCAGACAAATTTTTAGCCATGAATACCGGTTTTGTGAGTAAAGAAGTTGAAGGTATTCCTACCAAAGAGCCAGCCTTTGGCATGGACGCTTTATGGATTGATGCCAAAGATAAAGAAGAAGCTATTATTCAAGGCTATACCATCATTGACCCTAGCACAGTTATTGCTACTCATACCAGCGAATTAGTAAAAAAATACGCTGAAGATTTCATTACCAAAGATGAAGTTAAATCGCTCTTAGAACGCTTAGCCAAAGACTATCCTACTATCGTAGAAGAAAGTAAGAAAATCCCCACCGGTGCGATTCGCTCAGTATTGCAAGCCCTATTGCATGAAAAAATTCCTATCAAGGACATGCTCACTATTTTAGAAACCATTACCGATATAGCCCCCTTAGTGCAAAATGATGTGAATATCCTAACCGAACAAGTTAGAGCAAGGCTTTCTAGGGTGGTTACTAACGCCTTTAAATCCGAAGATGGCTGTTTGAAATTCTTAACTTTTTCTACAGAAACTGAGCAATTTTTGCTTAATAAATTGCGTGAGCAAGGCTCTTCTAAGAGCTTATTATTAAATGTAAGCGAATTGCAAAAACTCATTGAAATCGTTTCTGAGGAGTCTATGAAAGTCTTACAAAAAGGCATTGCTCCAGTTATTTTGATTGTAGAACCCAACTTAAGAAAAGCCCTTTCTAGTCAAATGGAACAAGCTAGAATTGATGTCATAATCCTAAGCCATGCTGAATTAGACCCTAACTCTAACTTTGAAGCCTTAGGCACAATACACATTAACTTTTAA